The following are encoded together in the Acanthochromis polyacanthus isolate Apoly-LR-REF ecotype Palm Island chromosome 14, KAUST_Apoly_ChrSc, whole genome shotgun sequence genome:
- the zgc:101559 gene encoding ras-related protein Rab-33B-like produces MAIENKPGEEFDTVFGRNDSLELSCHHDHDPTHARIFKIIVIGDSNVGKTCLTYRFCGGTFLKNPEATIGVDFRERTVELDGESIKLQIWDTAGQERFRKSMVEHYYRSVHAVIFVYDVTSLSSFKSIPEWIEECSRHCVGPLVPRIMVGNKCDLRDRREVPTSAAQCLADSYDFPLFETSAKDPAEKEHVDAIFLTLAYRLKNHKPLRLKQPSQTDVRHLWNQKEQESASCQC; encoded by the exons ATGGCAATAGAAAACAAACCTGGGGAGGAATTTGACACAGTTTTCGGTCGAAATGACTCCTTGGAGCTCTCCTGTCATCACGACCACGACCCCACGCACGCTCGTATATTTAAAATCATAGTTATCGGAGATTCAAACGTGGGgaaaacgtgtctgacttaccGGTTCTGCGGGGGTACTTTCCTGAAGAACCCAGAGGCAACTATCGGGGTCGATTTCAGAGAGAGGACGGTGGAGCTGGATGGAGAAAGCATCAAG CTGCAGATCTGGGACACGGCAGGTCAGGAGCGCTTCAGGAAGAGCATGGTGGAGCACTACTACCGCAGCGTTCATGCCGTCATCTTCGTGTACGACGTGACCAGCCTGTCCTCCTTCAAGAGCATCCCCGAGTGGATCGAAGAGTGCAGCCGACACTGTGTGGGGCCTCTGGTGCCTCGCATCATGGTGGGGAACAAGTGCGACCTGAGGGACCGCCGGGAGGTGCCCACATCGGCCGCTCAGTGTCTCGCTGACAGCTACGATTTCCCGCTGTTTGAGACTTCGGCCAAGGACCCTGCTGAGAAGGAACATGTCGATGCCATCTTTCTGACTTTGGCTTACAGGCTGAAGAATCACAAACCGCTGAGACTGAAGCAGCCGAGTCAGACGGATGTCAGGCATCTGTGGAACCAGAAAGAGCAGGAATCAGCGAGTTGTCAGTGCTGA